Within Vallitalea okinawensis, the genomic segment GGCGTTAAAACAATAATGGAGAAAATGATGATTGATATGAGAAACATTACAGGTATCAGTTGCAGTAATCTCTTAATGATATATTTAATCATGTTCTACCCTTCTTTCTTGGTTAAAAGAGCCAAGAAATCTCTTGGCTCTTTTTTATTCCTTTGATTACTTAACAGCAATATCATGAATAATCATATCAATATCTACAAATGGAGACGTTGTATAGTTTTCAACTCTACCATTAACACATTCTAATTCTTCATTATTATTGATGAGTATATATGGTAATTCCTCATTAAATAACAATGCCCATTCTTCAAAGATTTCAATTTGTTTATCCAAATCAAATTCTGTAGAAGCCATATCTAACAATTCATCATTTCTTGCATTACGATACCCTACACTATTGTTTCCATCTGGTACATCAACACTTGAATGGAAAGTGGTATAGTTAGAAGTAGGAAGATTGGTTAAGCTCCATGCCATGTTATAGAGTTGGAAATCTCTCTCGAGATATACCTTTTCAACCAATGTATTAAATTCCATTTGTTCTGCTATAAGCTCAACGCCAACTTCTTTCCAATAAGCAGTTAGCATAGGAATTAAGGTTTCTACATAGCGACTATCTGTATAGGTTAACCATTTTAATTCAAGCTTTTTACCATCTTTATAGCGATAGCCATCATCGCCTGTCTTCCAGCCAGCTTCTTCTAATAAAGCAACAGCTTTCTCTTTATCGTATGTATAAGGATTAACCTTAGATTTAAGTGATTCTGTATTAGCATAACTTACTTCTGAGAAAGGTACATCAAGGACAATTGAATGACCATCATAGTATTTTTGAACAAAAGCCCTTCTATCAAATGCATAAGTTAATGCTTGTCGAACCTTCATATCGGATAAGATTTCATCACGCATATTAAAGCCCATATACCCATATCCATTTGATGGGAAAGTATGTGGCATAACATAATCTAGGCGATCAACTACACCAAAGTTTTCAGGTGTAGGAGCAACGTTAAGAAGGATATCTAAGTCGCCTTTTTCTAGTTCTGCCATTTGCGTATCCACAGTAGTCATTTTGTAGATTAATTTTTCCATCTTAGGAGCACCTAAGTGATAGTCATCATTACGTTCAAATTCAATAAATTGAGTAGGTTCAAAATGAACAATCTTGTATGGTCCAGAACCAACCCATTCATAAGCATTCATTTGATCTCTTAATTGTTGCGTATTACCATATTCATAAGCATAAACAGATTCAGGCATGATCTGCGTAGTCATATTACTTATATTATCAAATCGAGGTTCAGTAAATGTAAAGGATACTGTGTACTCATCGAGGACTTTTATACCTGTTACATCATCTGCCTCTCCATTTTTATAAGCTTCTACACCTTCCATAAATTCTACGACTGAGAAATAACGACCATCATAACTAGGATCAGCTAAAATCTCATATGTAAACTTAACGTCATTAGCTGTCA encodes:
- a CDS encoding ABC transporter substrate-binding protein, producing MKKVFALMLTMVFVLSLLLVGCGSNETEDASGEENSITTEQKEDKKEEKKEDKKEEPTEDPNPASTRANAADTLVVGMPAPKGEALPVYYSTTYDGYTCGIIFDGLLSVDESGQFIPDVAESYELSEDNLTYTFKLKDNINFTNGEPLTANDVKFTYEILADPSYDGRYFSVVEFMEGVEAYKNGEADDVTGIKVLDEYTVSFTFTEPRFDNISNMTTQIMPESVYAYEYGNTQQLRDQMNAYEWVGSGPYKIVHFEPTQFIEFERNDDYHLGAPKMEKLIYKMTTVDTQMAELEKGDLDILLNVAPTPENFGVVDRLDYVMPHTFPSNGYGYMGFNMRDEILSDMKVRQALTYAFDRRAFVQKYYDGHSIVLDVPFSEVSYANTESLKSKVNPYTYDKEKAVALLEEAGWKTGDDGYRYKDGKKLELKWLTYTDSRYVETLIPMLTAYWKEVGVELIAEQMEFNTLVEKVYLERDFQLYNMAWSLTNLPTSNYTTFHSSVDVPDGNNSVGYRNARNDELLDMASTEFDLDKQIEIFEEWALLFNEELPYILINNNEELECVNGRVENYTTSPFVDIDMIIHDIAVK